The sequence below is a genomic window from Desulfofundulus luciae.
ACGTGATCGGGCAAAAGGAAGCTAAAAGGGCCGTGGCCATCGCCCTGCGCAACCGCTACCGCCGCAGCCGCCTGCCCGAGGAGTTGCGGGATGAGGTGGTGCCCAAGAACATCCTGATGATTGGCCCCACGGGAGTGGGGAAAACCGAAATTGCCCGCCGTCTGGCCAAACTGGTGAAGGCCCCCTTTATCAAAGTGGAGGCCACCAAATTTACGGAAGTGGGTTATGTGGGCCGGGACGTGGAGAGCATGGTCCGGGATCTCGTGGAGACATCGATCCGCATGGTACGCCAGGAAAAAATGGAAAAGGTCATGGACAGGGCAACTAAAATGGCCGAAGAGCGGATCATCGAGTTGCTCGCCCCCCTGCCCCGCCAGGAAACGCCCCGCAATCCCATCGAGGCCATTTTGGGAAGCGCCTTTGGCGGCGTGACCCGGCAAAGCGGGGAAACCGATCCCATGCAGGAAAGCCGGATCAAGCGGGTGCAGTTCGAGCGGGAAGCCCTGCGGCAGAAACTGGCCCGGGGCGAGCTGGAAAACGAATACCTGGAAATCGAAGTAGAAGATAACACCATCCCCACCCTGGAGGTGTTCACCGGTTCCGGGGTGGAAGAATTGGGCATCAACATCCAGGACGTACTGGGGGGCATTTTCCCCAAAAAGAAGCGTAAACGCAAGGTAACGGTGGCCGAAGCCCGGAAGATTCTCACCCAGCAGGAAGCCCAGAAGCTGATTGATATGGACGAAGTGACCACCGATGCCGTGCGCCGGGCGGAGGAGCACGGGATTATCTTCCTGGACGAGATCGACAAAATTGCCAGCCGGGAAGGGGGAGCCGGGCCCGACGTTTCCCGGGGAGGGGTGCAACGGGACATTCTGCCCATTGTGGAAGGTTCAACGGTGATGACCAGGTACGGGCCGGTGAAAACCGACCACATCCTTTTTATTGCTGCCGGGGCCTTTCATACGGCCAAGCCTTCGGATCTTATTCCCGAACTGCAGGGGCGTTTCCCGATTCGCGTCGAGTTGTCGAGCCTTTCAGAAGAGGATTTTCTACAAATTCTGACCGAGCCGGAAAACGCCTTAATTAAGCAATATACCGCCCTTTTAGCTACTGAGGGTGTCAACGTGATATTTTCACAAGATTCTCTTGTCGAAATCGCAAAAATCGCTTATACTGTAAATGAGCAAACCGAAAACATAGGTGCCCGGCGGTTGCATACTATTATGGAAAAGCTGCTGGAAGATCTGTCCTTTGATGCACCGGAATTACAGGGACAAACAATTACCATCGACCGGGATTATGTCCAGCAAAAACTAGGCGACATAGTAAAGAACGAAGACCTGAGTCGCTACATCTTATAAGAAAGGAGTGCAGGCAGGCATGCGCAATCTTCTGGAAAAAACCCGTGCATTGAACAAACTGCTGCAAAAATCCGCCGGTTATCCGGTAGATTATAAAGAGATGGCGGTTACCTTAAGTGAAAATATAGGTTGCAATGTTTACATTATCGACCGGCGGGGCAAGGCTCTAGGTTATGCCTTTATGAAAGGTTTTAGCTGTGAGATCATGCGTGAAATGGTGGAGTCCCCCGAGGGTTTCCCCGAAGAATATAACGAATACCTGTTGCGCATTAACGAAACACAGGCCAACTTTTGCCAGACTGTAAATGCATGCGTGTTCAATCACAACCAGCGCTGCAAGTTCAACAACAAGGTAACCACGGTAGTTCCCATCGTGGGAGCCGGTTCCCGCCTGGGAACCCTTATCCTGGCGAGGTTTGGCAGCAACTTTACCGACGAGGATTTAATCCTGGCCGAGTACGGGGCCACCGTAGTAGGAATGGAAATCCTGAGGGCCCGGGCCGACCGCATGGAAGAAGAGGCCCGCAAGCGGGCCGCGGTGCAGATTGCCCTGGGCACCCTGTCCTACTCCGAGCTGGATGCCGTGCAGCATATTTTCGAGGAGCTGGACGGGGACGAGGGCCTGCTGGTGGCCAGCAAAATTGCCGACCGGGTAGGCATCACCAGGTCGGTAATTGTCAATGCCCTGCGTAAGTTTGAAAGCGCCGGGGTGATTGAATCCAAGTCCCTGGGTATGAAGGGCACCTACATTCGGGTGTTAAACGACAGGCTGCTGGAGGAGCTGGAAAGACTCAAGCAGCATTAAAAAAGTGAGTAGTTAGGGAATGAAAACCACAGCTTTTTTAGGCTGTGGTTTTTTCCTGATCAATTAAAGCCAGGTTTTTAAACGTTCCTTAAATACCACAATGCCCTGGCGGGTTACGGCAACGGCCTTGTCCCGGCGAAGTTCGCCCAAAATGCGGTTGGCCGTTTCCCGGGAGGTGCCTACCAGGTTGGCCAGTTCCTGGTTGGTCAGGGGCATGGTGATACGGATACCCTCTTCTTCCGGCTTACCGTGTTCCCGGGCCAGTTCCAGGAGCACACTGGCCAAACGGCGGGTGGTATCTTTTAAGGCCAGTTCCATGATCTGTCGCTGGGATACCCTCAGGCGCCGGGCCATAATCTTCAGCAGGGCAAGGGCAATGGAAGGATTTTTCAAAATGAGCGCGTCCATATCCCGGTTGCGGATCAGACCCACATGGGCATCTTCCACTACTTCGGCGCAGGCCGGGTATTCGCCGCCATCAAAAAGGACTACTTCGGCAAAAACCTCGCCCGGGTTGATGTAGTGCAGGATGTGTTCCCGCCCTTCTTCATCCTGTTTGTAGATTTTTACCCGTCCGGATTTTAAAAGATAAACCGCTTCCCCGGGCTCCCCCTCCATAAAAATAATGTGCCCTTTGCGGTATTTTCTGTCCAGGATTAAGCGGGCAATTTCCGCC
It includes:
- a CDS encoding Crp/Fnr family transcriptional regulator, which produces MLPGEIEQLRHIPIFAGLSDEQLAEIARLILDRKYRKGHIIFMEGEPGEAVYLLKSGRVKIYKQDEEGREHILHYINPGEVFAEVVLFDGGEYPACAEVVEDAHVGLIRNRDMDALILKNPSIALALLKIMARRLRVSQRQIMELALKDTTRRLASVLLELAREHGKPEEEGIRITMPLTNQELANLVGTSRETANRILGELRRDKAVAVTRQGIVVFKERLKTWL
- the hslU gene encoding ATP-dependent protease ATPase subunit HslU codes for the protein MENLTPRQIVAELDKYVIGQKEAKRAVAIALRNRYRRSRLPEELRDEVVPKNILMIGPTGVGKTEIARRLAKLVKAPFIKVEATKFTEVGYVGRDVESMVRDLVETSIRMVRQEKMEKVMDRATKMAEERIIELLAPLPRQETPRNPIEAILGSAFGGVTRQSGETDPMQESRIKRVQFEREALRQKLARGELENEYLEIEVEDNTIPTLEVFTGSGVEELGINIQDVLGGIFPKKKRKRKVTVAEARKILTQQEAQKLIDMDEVTTDAVRRAEEHGIIFLDEIDKIASREGGAGPDVSRGGVQRDILPIVEGSTVMTRYGPVKTDHILFIAAGAFHTAKPSDLIPELQGRFPIRVELSSLSEEDFLQILTEPENALIKQYTALLATEGVNVIFSQDSLVEIAKIAYTVNEQTENIGARRLHTIMEKLLEDLSFDAPELQGQTITIDRDYVQQKLGDIVKNEDLSRYIL
- the codY gene encoding GTP-sensing pleiotropic transcriptional regulator CodY, whose translation is MRNLLEKTRALNKLLQKSAGYPVDYKEMAVTLSENIGCNVYIIDRRGKALGYAFMKGFSCEIMREMVESPEGFPEEYNEYLLRINETQANFCQTVNACVFNHNQRCKFNNKVTTVVPIVGAGSRLGTLILARFGSNFTDEDLILAEYGATVVGMEILRARADRMEEEARKRAAVQIALGTLSYSELDAVQHIFEELDGDEGLLVASKIADRVGITRSVIVNALRKFESAGVIESKSLGMKGTYIRVLNDRLLEELERLKQH